From a region of the Gemmatimonadota bacterium genome:
- a CDS encoding menaquinone biosynthesis decarboxylase yields MTDSLDTLQEFIAAIEGAGELRRIKEPVKVELEMCEIADRVMKMPGGGPALLFERPVLRDGSISKFPVAINLFGSMTRMAMSLGVERLDEHGDRITKLLDLKVPQGFLGKLSLLPRLLEVSKFPPRTVSAPAPCQEVVWQGNDIDLDRIPVLTTWPEDGGPFITMTAVVSKDPKRGIRNVGMYRVQQMGKRHVAMHWQRHKTGAEHWRQMAEKGERMPVCIVVGADPASMYSASAPLPPNIDEFIFAGFLRRKPVKLVKAITCDLEVPAEAEFVIEGYIDPQEELVVEGPFGDHTGYYSEADRYPRVHVTAVTMRKDPVYCATIVGRPPMEDFYLGHATERIFLPLLKLTTPEIVDYHMPAEGVFHNLVLVSIRKAYPGHAYKVMNALWGQGLMSLAKVIVVVDEWVNVRNPQEAWWVALNNIDPERDTRFTMGPMDVLDHSSRAFSYGSKMGLDGTRKWPEEGFTRDWPTVIEMDAATKAKVDAMWPTLGLGPT; encoded by the coding sequence GTGACCGATTCACTCGACACCCTGCAGGAGTTCATCGCCGCCATCGAGGGGGCGGGCGAGCTCCGACGCATCAAGGAGCCCGTGAAGGTCGAGCTCGAGATGTGCGAGATCGCGGACCGGGTCATGAAGATGCCCGGCGGCGGCCCCGCACTCCTCTTCGAGAGGCCGGTCCTGCGCGACGGGTCGATCTCGAAGTTCCCCGTCGCGATCAACCTCTTCGGGTCGATGACGCGCATGGCGATGTCGCTCGGCGTCGAGCGGCTCGACGAGCATGGTGATCGCATCACGAAGCTCCTGGACCTCAAGGTGCCCCAGGGCTTCCTCGGGAAGCTGTCACTGCTCCCGCGGTTGCTCGAGGTCTCCAAGTTCCCGCCGCGCACGGTCTCGGCGCCCGCGCCCTGTCAGGAGGTCGTGTGGCAGGGGAACGACATCGACCTCGACCGGATCCCGGTCCTCACGACGTGGCCGGAGGACGGTGGCCCGTTCATCACCATGACGGCGGTGGTGTCGAAGGACCCGAAGCGCGGCATCCGGAACGTCGGGATGTACCGCGTGCAGCAGATGGGCAAGCGGCACGTCGCGATGCATTGGCAGCGCCACAAGACGGGCGCCGAGCACTGGCGGCAGATGGCGGAGAAGGGCGAGCGCATGCCGGTCTGCATCGTCGTCGGGGCGGACCCCGCAAGCATGTACTCGGCGAGCGCCCCCCTCCCACCGAACATCGACGAGTTCATCTTCGCGGGCTTCCTGCGCCGCAAGCCGGTGAAGCTGGTGAAGGCGATCACCTGCGACCTCGAGGTTCCCGCCGAGGCCGAGTTCGTCATCGAGGGGTACATCGACCCGCAGGAGGAGCTCGTGGTCGAGGGGCCTTTCGGCGACCACACCGGCTACTACTCCGAGGCCGACCGCTACCCGCGCGTGCATGTCACGGCGGTGACGATGCGCAAGGATCCGGTCTACTGCGCGACGATCGTCGGCCGTCCGCCGATGGAGGACTTCTACCTCGGGCACGCGACCGAGCGGATCTTCCTCCCGTTGCTCAAGCTCACGACGCCGGAGATCGTGGACTACCACATGCCGGCCGAAGGCGTCTTCCACAACCTCGTGCTGGTCTCGATCCGCAAGGCGTACCCGGGGCACGCGTACAAGGTGATGAACGCGCTCTGGGGCCAGGGGCTGATGTCGCTGGCGAAGGTGATCGTCGTCGTCGACGAGTGGGTGAACGTGCGTAACCCGCAGGAGGCGTGGTGGGTCGCGCTCAACAACATCGACCCCGAGCGCGACACGCGCTTCACGATGGGGCCGATGGACGTGCTCGACCACTCGAGTCGCGCCTTCTCGTACGGTTCGAAGATGGGACTCGACGGGACGCGGAAGTGGCCCGAGGAGGGCTTCACGCGCGACTGGCCGACGGTGATCGAGATGGACGCCGCGACCAAGGCGAAGGTGGATGCGATGTGGCCGACGCTCGGACTGGGACCGACGTGA
- a CDS encoding UbiA family prenyltransferase has product MKLPHTVFALPFALVGVTLASRIAPITLGRVGWVVLAFTCARWVAMAVNRIVDRDFDARNPRTAQREIPRGAIGVREAWGTVAVAAALFFVSAWMLNPLCLWLSPVALGWVCFYSFTKRFTRYAHLVLGLGLAIAPVGGYLAVTGAWSDPWWLLIALTVAVMTWSGGFDILYALPDVDFDRSQGLHSIPAALGVPRAILVSRALHLVTITALSVTVWAVGAGTLAWVGVAVAAVLLAYEHSLVRAEDLSKLDAAFFTMNGVISMAFFACVLADRLLA; this is encoded by the coding sequence GTGAAGTTGCCGCACACGGTCTTCGCGCTGCCCTTCGCGCTCGTCGGCGTCACGCTCGCTTCGCGGATCGCGCCGATCACGCTCGGACGCGTCGGCTGGGTGGTGCTCGCCTTCACCTGTGCGCGCTGGGTGGCGATGGCGGTGAACCGGATCGTCGACCGCGACTTCGACGCGCGCAACCCGCGCACGGCGCAGCGCGAGATCCCGCGCGGGGCGATCGGGGTGCGCGAGGCGTGGGGGACGGTCGCGGTCGCCGCGGCGCTGTTCTTCGTCTCGGCGTGGATGCTGAATCCGCTGTGCCTCTGGCTCTCCCCGGTCGCGCTCGGGTGGGTCTGCTTCTACTCGTTCACCAAGCGCTTCACGCGCTACGCGCACCTCGTGCTCGGCCTCGGTCTCGCGATCGCGCCGGTCGGGGGATACCTCGCGGTCACCGGTGCGTGGAGCGATCCCTGGTGGCTGCTGATCGCGCTCACCGTCGCGGTGATGACGTGGTCGGGTGGGTTCGACATCCTGTACGCGTTGCCGGACGTGGACTTCGACCGGTCGCAGGGGCTGCATTCGATCCCGGCCGCGCTCGGCGTCCCGCGCGCGATCCTCGTGTCGCGTGCGCTGCACCTGGTGACGATCACCGCGCTCTCGGTGACGGTGTGGGCGGTGGGCGCCGGCACACTCGCGTGGGTCGGCGTGGCGGTGGCGGCGGTCCTCCTCGCGTACGAGCACTCGCTCGTTCGCGCGGAGGACCTGAGCAAGCTCGATGCGGCCTTCTTCACCATGAACGGCGTGATCTCGATGGCCTTCTTCGCCTGCGTCCTCGCGGACCGGCTGCTCGCATGA
- a CDS encoding UbiX family flavin prenyltransferase, translated as MTRPTDLTAPIVMAITGASGAPYGIRLLEQLLVAGRRVSLIVSSHGFRLLRTESAIADLAELRTAVGAERFDRLVTVFDDGDRGAAPASGSSLAGGMVICPCSMGTVASIAAGTSRSLVERAADVALKERRPLLLVTRETPLSLIHLENMRTVTLAGATVMPAAPGFYHRPERIDQLVDFIVARALDHLGVPNTLAPRWGESED; from the coding sequence ATGACGCGTCCCACCGACCTCACGGCGCCCATCGTCATGGCGATCACCGGCGCGAGCGGTGCGCCGTATGGCATCCGACTGCTGGAGCAGCTGCTGGTCGCTGGGCGGCGGGTCTCGCTCATCGTCTCCTCGCACGGGTTCCGGTTGCTGCGCACCGAGTCGGCGATCGCGGATCTTGCCGAGCTCCGGACCGCGGTCGGCGCCGAGCGGTTCGACCGCCTTGTCACCGTCTTCGATGACGGGGATCGCGGTGCGGCCCCGGCGTCGGGCTCGTCGCTCGCCGGCGGCATGGTCATCTGCCCCTGCTCCATGGGGACGGTGGCGAGCATCGCGGCGGGCACCTCGCGGTCCCTCGTGGAGCGCGCCGCGGATGTCGCGCTCAAGGAGCGGCGGCCGCTGCTCCTGGTCACGCGCGAGACCCCGCTCTCGCTCATCCATCTGGAGAACATGCGGACGGTGACGCTCGCCGGCGCGACGGTCATGCCGGCGGCGCCGGGGTTCTATCACCGGCCGGAGCGCATCGACCAGCTGGTCGATTTCATCGTCGCGCGCGCGCTCGACCACCTCGGCGTCCCGAACACGCTCGCGCCGCGCTGGGGCGAGTCCGAGGACTGA
- a CDS encoding metallophosphoesterase family protein, giving the protein MTAPVRIGLISDTHGLLRPDVHTALAGVSLILHAGDVCGDTILDELAVIAPVRAVYGNCDEWDARLVDRLDLEVGGVRIHVSHGHELGRPGAATVAAAYDADVCVYGHTHRQLIERVGERLVINPGAAGPRRFDLLPSVAVLTIAAGRADAVLIALEP; this is encoded by the coding sequence ATGACGGCGCCGGTCCGGATCGGACTGATCTCCGACACGCACGGGCTCCTCCGGCCCGATGTGCACACGGCGCTCGCCGGCGTCTCCCTCATCCTCCACGCCGGCGACGTCTGCGGCGACACGATCCTCGACGAACTCGCGGTGATCGCGCCGGTCCGTGCGGTCTACGGCAACTGCGATGAGTGGGACGCACGTCTGGTCGATCGCCTCGACCTCGAGGTCGGAGGCGTGCGGATCCACGTGAGCCATGGGCATGAGCTCGGTCGTCCGGGGGCCGCGACCGTCGCCGCGGCGTATGACGCGGACGTCTGCGTCTACGGGCACACGCACCGGCAGCTGATCGAGCGCGTCGGGGAGCGGCTGGTGATCAACCCCGGCGCGGCCGGGCCGCGGCGCTTCGACCTGCTCCCGAGCGTGGCGGTGCTGACGATCGCCGCTGGACGCGCCGATGCGGTGCTGATCGCGCTCGAGCCATGA
- a CDS encoding AraC family transcriptional regulator — protein MSTPRSTRAPYRYAERPPTTAIAPWVLSLWSFQADATPPADEPYTVWPDGCASIALARDAEGARQLGIGPRLTAMRPPVTAGLRLWGVRLWPDAITAVLGIPARPFRDRIDVASPAISARLGDLDSTIPRTDDVDRGLRVLNEWLVERLTDCPTPDPRIRAAVRAIVAARGEVSMSDVARAANVGLRHLQRRFPDATGLTLREYARVRRLREALARRLADGSEGWSRVAAETGFVDQAHLTREFVALTGATPRHASRRLDATQHDTVTP, from the coding sequence GTGAGCACCCCCCGCTCGACGCGCGCGCCGTACCGCTATGCCGAGCGTCCTCCGACCACGGCGATCGCGCCGTGGGTGCTGTCGCTCTGGTCATTCCAGGCGGACGCGACGCCCCCCGCCGACGAACCGTACACCGTCTGGCCCGACGGCTGCGCGTCGATCGCGTTGGCGCGCGACGCGGAGGGAGCTCGTCAGCTCGGCATCGGTCCGCGACTGACCGCGATGCGGCCGCCGGTCACGGCCGGTCTGCGGCTCTGGGGAGTCCGCCTCTGGCCGGATGCGATCACGGCCGTGCTGGGTATCCCCGCACGGCCGTTCCGCGACCGGATCGACGTCGCATCACCCGCGATCTCGGCGCGACTGGGCGACCTCGACTCGACGATCCCCCGGACGGACGACGTCGATCGCGGGCTGCGCGTCCTCAACGAGTGGCTCGTCGAGCGCTTGACCGATTGCCCGACCCCCGATCCCCGGATCCGCGCGGCGGTCCGTGCGATCGTCGCCGCGCGAGGCGAGGTCTCGATGTCCGACGTCGCGCGTGCCGCCAATGTGGGACTGCGACACCTCCAGCGCCGGTTCCCGGACGCCACCGGACTCACGCTACGGGAGTACGCCCGGGTCAGGCGCCTGCGCGAGGCGCTCGCGCGCCGTCTCGCCGACGGGAGCGAAGGCTGGTCCCGTGTCGCCGCGGAGACGGGCTTCGTCGACCAGGCACACCTCACCCGCGAGTTCGTCGCGCTCACGGGTGCGACGCCCCGCCACGCGAGCCGCCGCCTGGACGCGACACAGCACGACACCGTGACGCCATAG
- a CDS encoding GIY-YIG nuclease family protein, whose amino-acid sequence MSPRRRRRRGPLAPPKDVEMRIDNMLALVKDGARDVPGVYRMTSADGEVIYVGKSKALRTRLLSYFRASYPKDKGARILREAATLEWEPQPNEFAALLRELRLIKQLRPRYNVMMKRDARYHAFVRVSRGPAPRFHVVRGAGTDETGTYYGPFRGALQLEEALRELNDVLGLRDCRLDQPMVFADQPDLLPLPSRTPGCIRHEIGKCLGPCIGAVREDEYLDRFRAAREFLEGKHDAPLAPLRAQMEASSDALDFERAATMRDKIRRLESLQEQFGRIRFALESLSFTYTVTGERPEDARAYVVRRGRVRHEGPAPRTAAERRAFEGCIAEILAPVERAPATVPGHEVDEVLLVAAWFKKHPKELKRTTPFDADTAARSA is encoded by the coding sequence ATGAGCCCGCGTCGACGACGGCGCCGCGGACCCCTCGCTCCGCCGAAGGACGTCGAGATGCGGATCGACAACATGCTCGCGCTGGTGAAGGACGGCGCGCGCGACGTCCCCGGCGTGTATCGCATGACCTCGGCGGACGGCGAGGTGATCTACGTCGGCAAGTCGAAGGCGCTGCGCACACGACTGCTCAGCTACTTCCGTGCGTCCTACCCCAAGGACAAGGGCGCGCGCATTCTCCGCGAGGCGGCGACCCTCGAGTGGGAGCCGCAGCCGAACGAGTTCGCGGCCCTGCTCCGCGAGCTCCGCCTCATCAAGCAACTGCGGCCGCGATACAACGTCATGATGAAGCGCGATGCGCGGTACCATGCGTTCGTGCGCGTCTCGCGCGGACCCGCGCCGCGCTTTCACGTGGTGCGCGGGGCCGGCACCGACGAGACAGGGACCTACTATGGCCCCTTCCGCGGCGCGCTGCAGCTGGAGGAGGCCCTTCGCGAACTCAACGATGTCCTCGGCCTCCGAGACTGTCGGCTCGACCAGCCGATGGTCTTCGCCGACCAGCCCGACCTCCTCCCCCTGCCCTCGCGCACGCCCGGCTGCATCCGCCACGAGATCGGGAAGTGCCTCGGCCCCTGCATCGGCGCGGTCCGCGAGGACGAGTACCTCGACCGTTTCCGGGCCGCCAGGGAGTTCCTCGAGGGCAAGCATGATGCGCCGCTCGCGCCGTTGCGCGCGCAGATGGAGGCCTCGAGCGACGCGCTCGACTTCGAGCGCGCGGCGACGATGCGCGACAAGATCCGCCGATTGGAGTCGCTCCAGGAGCAGTTCGGTCGCATCCGGTTCGCACTCGAATCATTGTCGTTCACCTACACGGTGACGGGCGAGCGACCGGAGGACGCGCGCGCCTACGTGGTGCGCCGCGGTCGCGTCCGGCACGAGGGGCCGGCGCCCCGCACGGCCGCTGAGCGGCGTGCCTTCGAAGGGTGCATCGCCGAGATCCTGGCGCCCGTCGAACGCGCGCCCGCGACCGTGCCGGGGCACGAAGTGGACGAGGTGCTGCTCGTCGCCGCCTGGTTCAAGAAGCATCCGAAGGAGTTGAAGCGGACCACGCCCTTCGACGCGGACACTGCGGCGAGGAGTGCGTGA
- the mutM gene encoding bifunctional DNA-formamidopyrimidine glycosylase/DNA-(apurinic or apyrimidinic site) lyase: MPELPETETIARDLDGALRGAVVRSVTVVRRDVLRGPALPPPGARILGVHRRAKSVVLDFGPAGRMVVTPRFTGALLIDGTPDEAYTCVRVALADGRTLRYHDVRRLGTVALLDASAFAAWDASLGPEPLDPTLSVERFSGIIRGSSRAVKSILMDQKRLTGVGNIYANEALWRASIRPSRRGRAVTRAACASLFHELRTVLEESIALRGTTFRDYRDAFGGRGGFAARLRAYGRAGEPCARCHTPLVASHAIEGRQSVWCPECQR; encoded by the coding sequence GTGCCTGAACTCCCGGAGACGGAGACGATCGCGCGGGACCTCGACGGCGCCCTCCGCGGCGCCGTCGTGCGTTCAGTGACGGTCGTGCGCCGGGACGTGCTGCGCGGCCCCGCCCTCCCACCGCCGGGCGCCCGCATTCTCGGCGTGCACCGGCGCGCGAAGAGCGTGGTGCTCGACTTCGGTCCCGCCGGCCGGATGGTGGTCACGCCACGCTTCACCGGCGCGCTCCTGATCGACGGTACGCCCGACGAGGCCTACACCTGTGTGCGGGTCGCCCTCGCGGATGGCCGCACACTCCGCTACCACGACGTCCGCCGTCTCGGGACGGTCGCCCTCCTGGACGCGTCCGCCTTCGCCGCCTGGGATGCCAGCCTCGGACCCGAGCCGCTTGACCCGACCCTCTCCGTCGAGCGATTTTCGGGAATCATTCGGGGGTCGTCGCGCGCCGTGAAGAGCATCCTGATGGACCAGAAGCGACTGACCGGCGTGGGGAACATCTACGCCAATGAGGCCCTCTGGCGTGCCAGCATTCGGCCCAGCCGACGGGGGCGCGCGGTGACGCGTGCAGCATGCGCGAGCCTCTTTCACGAACTCCGCACGGTACTCGAGGAGTCGATCGCCCTCCGCGGGACGACCTTTCGCGACTACCGAGACGCGTTCGGCGGTCGCGGCGGATTCGCGGCTCGACTCCGGGCCTACGGCCGCGCTGGCGAGCCGTGCGCGCGATGCCACACGCCGCTCGTCGCCTCGCACGCCATCGAGGGTCGGCAGTCGGTGTGGTGCCCGGAGTGCCAGCGATGA
- the purD gene encoding phosphoribosylamine--glycine ligase: MRILVVGGGGREHALAWKLRRDDPSCEIIAAPGNPGIAALGRCVNIAATDINGLLTLARTERVDFTVVGPEAPLELGIVDRFRNEGRAIFGPTALAARIETSKRFAKELMMRAHVPTASARTFTDAAAAKAQARHLGAPVVIKASGIAAGKGVIVAMTLAEAETAIDAMLVENAFGAAGAEVLVEEFMEGEELSLFALTDGTHVLPFLAAQDHKRIGEGDTGPNTGGMGAYAPVAVSTAAVQREAVQKVFQPTLRAMREAGCPFTGLLYAGLMLTRDGPRVVEFNCRFGDPETQALLPLMASSLLEPMRAIAERRSLESFGPITWHAGASVTTVVAAGGYPGTIATGDAITLPDDTSDVTVFHAGTKGLADGRLVTSGGRVVAVTALAPSIAEAQRRSAEVAAQVRFEGAQFRRDIGWRELARA; encoded by the coding sequence ATGAGGATCCTCGTCGTCGGCGGCGGAGGCCGGGAGCACGCACTCGCCTGGAAGCTCCGCCGCGACGACCCGTCGTGCGAGATCATCGCCGCCCCGGGCAATCCCGGGATCGCGGCACTCGGCCGGTGCGTGAACATCGCGGCGACCGACATCAACGGCCTCCTGACGCTCGCCCGCACCGAGCGGGTCGACTTCACCGTCGTCGGTCCCGAGGCACCGCTCGAACTCGGCATCGTGGACCGCTTCCGCAACGAGGGCCGCGCGATCTTCGGCCCCACGGCGCTCGCGGCGCGCATCGAGACGTCCAAGCGGTTCGCGAAGGAACTCATGATGCGGGCGCACGTGCCGACCGCCAGTGCGCGCACCTTCACCGACGCGGCGGCCGCCAAGGCGCAGGCGCGCCATCTTGGCGCGCCGGTCGTCATCAAGGCCTCCGGCATCGCCGCCGGCAAGGGCGTGATCGTGGCGATGACGCTCGCGGAGGCCGAGACCGCGATCGACGCGATGCTCGTCGAGAACGCCTTCGGCGCCGCAGGCGCGGAAGTCCTCGTCGAGGAGTTCATGGAGGGCGAGGAGCTCTCGCTCTTCGCCCTGACCGACGGGACGCACGTGCTCCCGTTCCTCGCCGCGCAGGACCACAAGCGCATCGGCGAAGGCGATACCGGTCCGAACACCGGCGGCATGGGCGCCTACGCCCCGGTCGCGGTCTCCACTGCCGCCGTCCAGCGTGAGGCCGTGCAGAAGGTGTTCCAGCCGACGCTCCGCGCCATGCGCGAGGCCGGCTGCCCATTCACCGGCCTGCTCTATGCGGGCCTCATGCTCACCAGGGACGGTCCGCGCGTCGTCGAGTTCAATTGCCGCTTCGGCGATCCGGAGACGCAGGCGCTCCTCCCGCTCATGGCCTCGAGCCTCCTCGAGCCGATGCGCGCCATCGCCGAGCGGCGTTCTCTCGAGTCCTTCGGGCCGATCACCTGGCACGCTGGCGCGTCGGTGACCACCGTCGTCGCGGCCGGGGGATACCCGGGCACCATCGCGACTGGCGATGCGATCACCCTGCCCGACGACACGAGTGACGTCACCGTCTTCCACGCCGGGACCAAGGGACTCGCCGATGGCCGCCTGGTCACGAGTGGCGGGCGGGTCGTCGCGGTCACCGCGCTCGCCCCGAGCATCGCCGAGGCGCAGCGTCGGAGCGCCGAGGTGGCAGCGCAGGTGCGCTTCGAAGGGGCGCAGTTCCGCCGCGACATCGGCTGGCGCGAACTCGCACGTGCCTGA